A single window of Oncorhynchus tshawytscha isolate Ot180627B unplaced genomic scaffold, Otsh_v2.0 Un_contig_1394_pilon_pilon, whole genome shotgun sequence DNA harbors:
- the usp21 gene encoding ubiquitin carboxyl-terminal hydrolase 21 isoform X2, producing the protein MGLLLVVDKEKEKLKVGSGRVGLRNVGNTCFLNAVVQCLSHTRGLRDYCLVKAYRQEMCSREEPHLMEAFSQVLLSLWDVNEENHNTEVNPGKFYSIFKDAVPYFSGYSQQDAQEFLRFLLDRLHCEINRRPYVRLTSLEPEPKCTTVRIDEQASAMWKRHLERDDSKIVDLFTGQLRSSLHCSVCSHYSTCFDVFCDLSLPVPKRSATGGGSLRECLDLFTQEEKLDKENTPMCERCNRRTESTKRLTIQRFPQVIVMHLNRFAMSRYMVCRSTVCVSFPLTSLDMGPYGPVDCGPVLYDLYAVCNHSGTVNMGHYTACCLENDGSGWCCYNDSCVTPISENQLQSAQAYVLFYQRRK; encoded by the exons ATGGGGCTGCTACTGGTTGTAGACAAAGAG AAAGAAAAGCTCAAGGTTGGGAGTGGAAGAGTCGGCCTTCGTAACGTAGGAAACACG tgttttcTGAATGCGGTGGTTCAGTGTCTATCTCACACCAGAGGTCTGAGGGACTACTGTCTGGTCAAAGCCTACAGACAGGAGATGTGCAGTAGAGAGGAACCACACCTCATGGAGG CATTCTCCCAGGTGCTGTTGAGTCTCTGGGATGTGAACGAAGAAAACCATAACACAGAAGTGAATCCTGGGAAGTTCTACAGCATCTTCAAAGACGCGGTGCCTTACTTCAGCGGATACAG CCAACAGGATGCTCAGGAGTTTCTGAGGTTCTTATTGGACAGGCTTCACTGTGAGATCAACCGCCGGCCGTACGTCCGGCTCACCAGCCTGGAGCCTGAACCCAAATGCACCACAGTCAG gatTGACGAGCAGGCGTCTGCAATGTGGAAGAGACACCTGGAGAGGGACGACAGTAAGATCGTAG atctGTTTACAGGTCAGCTGCGTAGTTCTCTTCACTGCTCGGTGTGTTCTCACTACTCCACCTGCTTCGACGTCTTCTGCGACCTGTCTCTACCCGTCCCTAAGAGGAGTGCAACAGGGGGCGGGTCTCTGAGGGAGTGTCTTGATCTGTTCACACAGGAAGAGAAGCTGGACAAGGAGAACACTCCC atgTGCGAGAGGTGTAACAGACGGACAGAGAGCACCAAGAGGCTGACCATCCAGAGATTCCCACAGGTCATCGTCATGC ATCTGAACCGGTTTGCCATGTCGCGGTATATGGTGTGTAGGAGTACAGTGTGTGTCTCCTTCCCTCTGACCAGCCTGGATATGGGGCCCTACGGACCGGTCGACTGTG gTCCTGTGTTGTATGACCTGTATGCAGTGTGTAACCACAGTGGGACAGTCAACATGGGCCACTACACAGCCTGTTGCCTGGAGAACGACGGATCGGGATGGTGCTGTTACAACGACTCCTG TGTGACTCCTATATCAGAGAACCAACTGCAGTCTGCTCAGGCCTACGTCCTCTTCTACCAACGCAGGAAGTGA
- the usp21 gene encoding ubiquitin carboxyl-terminal hydrolase 21 isoform X1, which yields MPAETRVTVDGTCQALCQTLVSQNGIQRDTADISKSLLYTSLMGLLLVVDKEKEKLKVGSGRVGLRNVGNTCFLNAVVQCLSHTRGLRDYCLVKAYRQEMCSREEPHLMEAFSQVLLSLWDVNEENHNTEVNPGKFYSIFKDAVPYFSGYSQQDAQEFLRFLLDRLHCEINRRPYVRLTSLEPEPKCTTVRIDEQASAMWKRHLERDDSKIVDLFTGQLRSSLHCSVCSHYSTCFDVFCDLSLPVPKRSATGGGSLRECLDLFTQEEKLDKENTPMCERCNRRTESTKRLTIQRFPQVIVMHLNRFAMSRYMVCRSTVCVSFPLTSLDMGPYGPVDCGPVLYDLYAVCNHSGTVNMGHYTACCLENDGSGWCCYNDSCVTPISENQLQSAQAYVLFYQRRK from the exons ATGCCGGCAGAAACGCGTGTCACCGTGGACGGGACCTGCCAGGCTCTGTGCCAAACCCTGGTCTCTCAGAACGGGATCCAGAGAGACACGGCTGACATCTCCAAGTCTCTCCTCTACACATCACTGATGGGGCTGCTACTGGTTGTAGACAAAGAG AAAGAAAAGCTCAAGGTTGGGAGTGGAAGAGTCGGCCTTCGTAACGTAGGAAACACG tgttttcTGAATGCGGTGGTTCAGTGTCTATCTCACACCAGAGGTCTGAGGGACTACTGTCTGGTCAAAGCCTACAGACAGGAGATGTGCAGTAGAGAGGAACCACACCTCATGGAGG CATTCTCCCAGGTGCTGTTGAGTCTCTGGGATGTGAACGAAGAAAACCATAACACAGAAGTGAATCCTGGGAAGTTCTACAGCATCTTCAAAGACGCGGTGCCTTACTTCAGCGGATACAG CCAACAGGATGCTCAGGAGTTTCTGAGGTTCTTATTGGACAGGCTTCACTGTGAGATCAACCGCCGGCCGTACGTCCGGCTCACCAGCCTGGAGCCTGAACCCAAATGCACCACAGTCAG gatTGACGAGCAGGCGTCTGCAATGTGGAAGAGACACCTGGAGAGGGACGACAGTAAGATCGTAG atctGTTTACAGGTCAGCTGCGTAGTTCTCTTCACTGCTCGGTGTGTTCTCACTACTCCACCTGCTTCGACGTCTTCTGCGACCTGTCTCTACCCGTCCCTAAGAGGAGTGCAACAGGGGGCGGGTCTCTGAGGGAGTGTCTTGATCTGTTCACACAGGAAGAGAAGCTGGACAAGGAGAACACTCCC atgTGCGAGAGGTGTAACAGACGGACAGAGAGCACCAAGAGGCTGACCATCCAGAGATTCCCACAGGTCATCGTCATGC ATCTGAACCGGTTTGCCATGTCGCGGTATATGGTGTGTAGGAGTACAGTGTGTGTCTCCTTCCCTCTGACCAGCCTGGATATGGGGCCCTACGGACCGGTCGACTGTG gTCCTGTGTTGTATGACCTGTATGCAGTGTGTAACCACAGTGGGACAGTCAACATGGGCCACTACACAGCCTGTTGCCTGGAGAACGACGGATCGGGATGGTGCTGTTACAACGACTCCTG TGTGACTCCTATATCAGAGAACCAACTGCAGTCTGCTCAGGCCTACGTCCTCTTCTACCAACGCAGGAAGTGA